In a genomic window of Telopea speciosissima isolate NSW1024214 ecotype Mountain lineage chromosome 5, Tspe_v1, whole genome shotgun sequence:
- the LOC122661129 gene encoding protein NONRESPONDING TO OXYLIPINS 2, mitochondrial-like isoform X2 gives MASLCRTAMAGARSAAFRSRNLVPKTLSPKPTMNSTSLPSIGTNPRASRMVMALGSVESLMPLHSAIASTRLVSIIAVDSSCWSWLSQGFAVPR, from the exons ATGGCTTCGCTTTGTAGAACAGCGATGGCGGGTGCTAGGTCTGCTGCATTTCGTTCCCGAAATTTAGTCCCTAAAACCCTTTCACCCAAACCTACCATGAATTCCACCTCCCTTCCTTCCATAGGAACCAATCCTCGTGCTTCAAG GATGGTTATGGCGTTAGGAAGCGTGGAGTCTCTGATGCCACTTCACAGTGCCATCGCTTCTACTCGTCTCGTATCCATCATCGCCGTTGACTCAAGCTGCTGGAGTTGGCTCTCTCAAG GCTTTGCAGTTCCTCGGTGA
- the LOC122660889 gene encoding uncharacterized protein LOC122660889, with translation MVDVERRMTSLNPGHVAGLRRLSARAAAASTATTSTPVRTGLDSFSSLAVKVISHLRSSGISVQLGLSDAEFALAEAEFGFVFPPDLRAVLSAGLPVGPGFPDWRASAGSRLHLRASLDLPIAAISFQIARNALWPKSWGSRPSDPEKALRVARNALKRAPLLIPLFNHCYIPCNPSLAGNPIFFVDENRVFCCGSDLSDFFERESLFRCDNDPCVLKRQRSVSEKTSVSSSSASSSSSNCSRRSLDSGSTAGGRTPRWVEFWSDAAVDRRRRNSSSSSSSSSPDRYFEIPRPIFRGKLPKWVEGYLERIGTVLRKGGWNETDVEEIVQVSASGFFEEDMILLDSQAVLDALLLKADRFSDTLRKAGWNSEEITDALGFDFRPEKEKKPLKKLSPELVEKIGKLAESVSRS, from the coding sequence ATGGTCGACGTCGAAAGGAGAATGACCAGTTTAAACCCGGGCCATGTAGCCGGTCTACGCCGACTCTCGGCCCGTGCTGCAGCTGCTTCCACTGCCACCACTTCCACTCCCGTCCGGACTGGTCTCGATTCTTTCTCTTCCCTCGCTGTTAaggtcatttcccacctccGGAGCTCCGGCATTTCGGTACAGCTAGGCCTGTCTGACGCCGAGTTCGCCTTAGCAGAAGCCGAGTTCGGCTTCGTTTTCCCACCTGATCTCCGTGCCGTTCTCTCTGCTGGGCTCCCGGTTGGACCCGGATTCCCGGACTGGCGTGCCAGCGCAGGATCACGGCTTCACCTCCGCGCATCTCTCGACCTCCCAATCGCAGCGATTTCGTTCCAGATTGCACGTAACGCTCTATGGCCCAAGTCTTGGGGTTCACGTCCTTCCGACCCAGAGAAGGCTCTTCGTGTAGCTCGAAATGCACTCAAGAGGGCACCACTGTTGATCCCTCTCTTCAATCACTGCTACATCCCTTGCAACCCCTCTTTAGCAGGAAACCCCATCTTCTTCGTTGATGAGAATCGGGTATTCTGCTGCGGATCAGATCTATCGGATTTCTTCGAACGTGAATCCCTGTTCAGATGCGACAATGATCCTTGCGTCCTCAAGAGGCAACGATCCGTTAGCGAGAAGACATCagtttcatcatcatcagcatcttcatcttcttcaaattgCTCCCGCAGAAGCCTAGATTCCGGTAGCACCGCAGGGGGAAGAACACCCAGATGGGTTGAGTTCTGGAGCGACGCGGCCGTCGATAGAAGACGAAGGAATTCGtcctcttcttcgtcttcctcatcACCGGATCGGTACTTTGAGATTCCTCGGCCGATATTTCGTGGGAAACTGCCGAAATGGGTAGAAGGGTATTTGGAACGGATCGGAACTGTTCTAAGGAAAGGTGGGTGGAATGAGACTGACGTGGAAGAAATCGTTCAGGTATCGGCCTCTGGTTTTTTCGAAGAGGATATGATTTTGTTAGATAGTCAAGCTGTGTTGGATGCTCTGCTTCTTAAGGCAGACCGGTTTTCGGATACCCTCAGAAAAGCAGGGTGGAACTCTGAGGAGATAACAGATGCTCTGGGTTTCGATTTTCGGccggaaaaagagaagaaaccatTGAAGAAATTGTCGCCGGAGCTAGTAGAGAAGATCGGAAAATTGGCAGAGTCAGTTTCCCGATCATGA
- the LOC122661129 gene encoding protein NONRESPONDING TO OXYLIPINS 2, mitochondrial-like isoform X1, with translation MASLCRTAMAGARSAAFRSRNLVPKTLSPKPTMNSTSLPSIGTNPRASRMVMALGSVESLMPLHSAIASTRLVSIIAVDSSCWSWLSQGLALPL, from the exons ATGGCTTCGCTTTGTAGAACAGCGATGGCGGGTGCTAGGTCTGCTGCATTTCGTTCCCGAAATTTAGTCCCTAAAACCCTTTCACCCAAACCTACCATGAATTCCACCTCCCTTCCTTCCATAGGAACCAATCCTCGTGCTTCAAG GATGGTTATGGCGTTAGGAAGCGTGGAGTCTCTGATGCCACTTCACAGTGCCATCGCTTCTACTCGTCTCGTATCCATCATCGCCGTTGACTCAAGCTGCTGGAGTTGGCTCTCTCAAG GACTTGCATTGCCGTTGTGA